A region from the Sphingopyxis lindanitolerans genome encodes:
- a CDS encoding DMT family transporter, with translation MSAKIGAQPASLLSPRVLIPFALVTLIWGSTWIVIKGQLGIVPPSWSVTYRFSVAAAAMFAFAAIRRERLWLEPRAMAFAMLLGIAQFTFNFNFVYRAEQHITSGLVAVLFALLIVPNTLLGRLFLKSPLERRFLAGAGIAIVGVGLMILHEYRAAALGAGEVLLGTALTLAGVMSASTANVMQGTAIARAQSMVVMIAWAMLFGVVADGSYAWITTGPPVVETTPVYFGGVLYLGIIASAVTFPLYFNVIRAVGPGQAAWSSVLIPIIAMGFSTAFEDYHWAPLSIAGGAMALVGLVIAVAKRPERPSVSGNMVSVPVED, from the coding sequence ATGAGCGCCAAGATCGGCGCGCAGCCAGCGTCGCTGCTCAGCCCGCGCGTCCTCATCCCTTTCGCGCTCGTCACGCTGATCTGGGGATCGACCTGGATCGTCATCAAGGGACAGCTCGGTATCGTGCCGCCGAGTTGGTCGGTCACCTATCGCTTTTCGGTCGCGGCGGCGGCGATGTTCGCCTTTGCCGCGATCCGGCGCGAACGCCTGTGGCTCGAACCGCGTGCGATGGCCTTTGCGATGCTGCTCGGGATCGCGCAGTTCACCTTCAATTTCAATTTCGTCTATCGCGCCGAACAACATATCACCTCGGGGCTCGTCGCGGTGCTGTTCGCGCTGCTGATCGTTCCCAACACGCTGCTCGGGCGCCTGTTCCTGAAATCGCCGCTCGAACGACGCTTCCTTGCCGGAGCGGGGATCGCGATCGTCGGCGTCGGGCTGATGATCCTTCACGAATATCGCGCTGCGGCGCTCGGCGCGGGTGAGGTTCTGCTCGGCACCGCACTGACGCTCGCGGGGGTGATGAGCGCGTCGACCGCCAATGTGATGCAGGGAACCGCGATCGCCCGCGCGCAATCGATGGTCGTCATGATCGCCTGGGCGATGCTGTTCGGCGTGGTCGCCGATGGCAGCTATGCCTGGATCACGACGGGCCCGCCTGTCGTCGAGACGACTCCCGTCTATTTCGGCGGCGTACTCTATCTTGGCATCATCGCCAGCGCGGTCACCTTTCCGCTCTATTTCAACGTCATCCGCGCGGTGGGGCCGGGGCAGGCGGCGTGGTCGAGCGTGCTGATCCCGATCATCGCGATGGGCTTTTCGACCGCGTTCGAGGATTATCACTGGGCGCCGCTGTCGATCGCGGGCGGCGCGATGGCGCTTGTCGGCTTGGTGATCGCGGTAGCGAAGCGGCCCGAACGGCCGTCGGTCAGCGGCAATATGGTGTCGGTGCCGGTCGAGGATTAG
- a CDS encoding threonine aldolase family protein, which yields MTASRFFSDNAAAVHPAVMEALAAANHVDTAYDGDALSQSLDAAFSELFETDCEVVWIATGTAANSIILAHFVRPWQGILCYEEAHIEVDECGAPTFYSGGAKLMTVPGTGAKIDAAALKARIAGIRNDVHQVQPAAISITNATEYGLAWRAGEIGAISEIARASGMKLHMDGARFANAVAFLGCAPADVTWRAGVDALSFGFTKNGAMMAEALVFFGGSGGPGVRELKKRGGHLLSKGRFVAAQVRAMLKDDLWLANARAANAGAAVLAAACGDRLMYPVEANELFVRLSGDEAAALRARGYDFYDWGEGAARLVTSWDQDVAAVAPLAAAIAAL from the coding sequence ATGACCGCTTCGCGCTTTTTCTCGGACAATGCCGCCGCCGTGCATCCCGCCGTGATGGAGGCGCTCGCGGCGGCCAATCATGTCGATACCGCTTATGACGGCGACGCGCTCAGCCAGTCGCTCGACGCCGCCTTCTCGGAACTGTTCGAGACCGACTGCGAAGTCGTCTGGATCGCGACCGGCACCGCCGCGAACAGCATCATCCTCGCGCATTTCGTGCGGCCGTGGCAGGGCATCCTCTGTTATGAGGAAGCGCATATCGAAGTCGATGAATGCGGCGCGCCGACCTTTTATTCGGGCGGCGCCAAGCTGATGACGGTGCCGGGCACGGGTGCGAAGATCGACGCCGCGGCGCTGAAGGCCCGGATCGCCGGCATCCGCAACGACGTCCACCAGGTGCAGCCCGCCGCGATCAGCATCACCAACGCCACCGAATATGGCCTCGCCTGGCGCGCCGGGGAGATCGGCGCGATCAGCGAGATCGCCCGCGCCAGCGGCATGAAGCTCCATATGGATGGCGCGCGCTTCGCCAATGCGGTCGCCTTCCTCGGCTGCGCGCCCGCCGACGTGACGTGGCGCGCCGGGGTCGACGCGCTGTCCTTTGGCTTCACCAAAAATGGTGCGATGATGGCCGAGGCGCTCGTCTTTTTCGGTGGCAGCGGCGGGCCGGGGGTGCGCGAACTCAAGAAACGCGGCGGCCATCTGCTCAGCAAGGGGCGCTTCGTCGCGGCGCAGGTGCGCGCGATGCTGAAGGACGATCTGTGGCTCGCCAACGCGCGCGCCGCCAATGCCGGCGCGGCGGTGCTGGCGGCGGCCTGTGGCGACCGGCTGATGTATCCGGTCGAGGCGAATGAGCTGTTCGTCCGCCTGAGCGGCGATGAGGCGGCGGCGCTGCGCGCGCGGGGATATGATTTCTATGACTGGGGTGAGGGCGCCGCGCGCCTCGTGACGAGCTGGGACCAGGACGTCGCGGCGGTCGCCCCGCTCGCGGCCGCCATCGCGGCGCTATGA
- a CDS encoding DUF3011 domain-containing protein, giving the protein MRNPVVAAVAAASFVASQLAVPAFAQTTYPYPPPSGSAGYDQGYAGTIRCESSGNRQQRCKVKTSNRVELARVIGGRCSKGRDWGFDAKQIWVSGGCRAEFRYGYGGEGAHPGGDYAGTLRCESRSNRYEQCNAQTNGRVELLRKLGGKCNAGRQWGYDAGFIWVTNGCRAEFGYGYANLAPLPGPKPDKDKGPSTGLIIGGIVVAGGLIALLASQKKKKDGGSAQESAPPPATSGPATLSANLGDLPSASRPSVQNCMTDAARQIGATGGTRLSYDKLVSLEQGNGGWRIRAAMTATYPDGAKSLEMYCRATPREIIQLDFN; this is encoded by the coding sequence ATGCGAAATCCCGTCGTCGCGGCCGTCGCGGCCGCTTCGTTCGTCGCCAGCCAGCTTGCCGTTCCGGCCTTTGCCCAGACCACCTACCCCTATCCACCGCCGAGCGGATCGGCGGGATATGATCAGGGCTATGCGGGCACGATCCGCTGCGAATCCTCCGGCAACCGGCAACAGCGCTGCAAGGTGAAGACCAGCAATCGCGTCGAACTGGCCCGCGTGATCGGCGGGCGCTGCTCGAAAGGGCGCGATTGGGGTTTCGATGCCAAGCAGATCTGGGTTTCGGGCGGGTGCCGGGCGGAGTTCCGCTATGGCTATGGAGGCGAAGGCGCTCATCCGGGCGGCGATTACGCCGGGACGCTGCGCTGCGAATCGCGCAGCAATCGCTACGAACAATGCAATGCCCAGACGAACGGCCGTGTCGAATTGCTCCGCAAGCTCGGCGGCAAATGCAACGCCGGGCGGCAATGGGGGTATGACGCGGGCTTTATCTGGGTGACGAACGGGTGCCGCGCCGAATTCGGCTATGGCTATGCCAATCTCGCGCCGCTGCCGGGGCCGAAGCCCGACAAGGATAAGGGGCCGAGCACCGGCCTGATCATCGGCGGCATCGTCGTCGCGGGCGGCCTGATCGCGCTGCTCGCGAGCCAGAAAAAGAAGAAGGATGGCGGCAGCGCGCAGGAGAGCGCCCCGCCGCCGGCCACGAGCGGTCCCGCGACGCTCAGCGCGAACCTTGGCGATTTGCCGAGCGCGTCGCGCCCGTCGGTGCAGAACTGCATGACCGACGCCGCGCGGCAGATCGGCGCGACCGGCGGGACGCGGCTGTCATACGACAAGCTCGTCTCGCTCGAGCAGGGCAATGGCGGCTGGCGCATCCGCGCCGCAATGACCGCGACCTATCCCGACGGTGCGAAATCGCTCGAGATGTATTGCCGCGCGACGCCGAGGGAGATCATCCAGCTCGATTTCAACTGA
- a CDS encoding SDR family NAD(P)-dependent oxidoreductase, whose translation MPQPAAVIIGAGDATGGAIARAFAAEGLTVCVNRRERNTVALETLAQSIRDDGHRARAFPADARDEDAMIALFDQVEVEVGPVEVAVFNIGANVNFPISETTVRVYTKVWEMACLGGFLMGREAAKRMGPRGRGTIIFTGATASLRGGSGFSAFSGAKAALRMLAQSMARELGPQGIHVAHTIIDGAIDTDFIKSRHPDFDTAKAQDLILNPHAIAANYVMLHQQPKSAWTHELDLRPWGERW comes from the coding sequence ATGCCCCAACCCGCAGCCGTCATCATCGGCGCCGGCGATGCCACCGGCGGCGCGATCGCGCGCGCCTTTGCCGCCGAAGGACTCACCGTCTGCGTCAATCGCCGCGAACGCAACACCGTCGCGCTCGAAACGCTGGCCCAGTCGATCCGCGACGACGGCCATCGCGCGCGCGCCTTCCCCGCCGACGCCCGCGACGAAGACGCGATGATCGCCCTCTTCGACCAGGTCGAGGTCGAAGTCGGCCCGGTCGAGGTCGCGGTGTTCAACATCGGCGCCAATGTGAATTTTCCGATCAGCGAGACGACCGTGCGCGTCTACACCAAGGTCTGGGAAATGGCGTGTCTGGGCGGCTTCCTGATGGGCCGCGAGGCGGCGAAACGCATGGGTCCACGCGGCCGCGGCACCATCATCTTCACCGGCGCGACCGCCAGCCTGCGCGGCGGATCGGGCTTCTCGGCCTTCTCGGGCGCCAAGGCGGCATTGCGCATGCTCGCGCAGTCGATGGCGCGCGAACTCGGCCCGCAGGGCATCCACGTCGCCCACACGATCATCGACGGTGCGATCGACACCGACTTCATCAAAAGCCGCCACCCCGATTTCGACACGGCCAAAGCGCAGGACCTGATCCTGAATCCGCACGCGATCGCCGCCAATTATGTGATGCTCCACCAGCAGCCCAAAAGCGCGTGGACCCACGAACTCGACCTTCGCCCCTGGGGAGAGAGATGGTGA
- a CDS encoding 2-hydroxychromene-2-carboxylate isomerase, giving the protein MTKNPAKTLELIFDFGSPNAYLTLKALPELLDRTGADLVITPCLLGGIFKATGNKAPMVQYADAPAKLAYEHLEMRRFIARHNLAKFRLNPHFPVNTLIIMRGAIVAENEGVLDDYVDVVNRAMWEDGLKMDDAEIIAAFLSANGFDGPALLARTQEPAIKAKLVQNTEAAVARGVFGIPTFFVGDAMFFGKDRLDQVEAALG; this is encoded by the coding sequence GTGACCAAAAATCCAGCAAAAACCCTCGAACTCATCTTCGATTTCGGCAGTCCCAACGCCTATCTGACGTTAAAGGCGCTGCCCGAACTGCTCGATCGCACCGGCGCCGACCTCGTCATCACGCCGTGCCTGCTCGGCGGCATCTTCAAGGCGACCGGCAATAAGGCGCCGATGGTCCAATATGCCGACGCGCCCGCGAAACTGGCTTATGAACATCTGGAGATGCGGCGCTTCATCGCCCGGCACAATCTCGCCAAATTCCGCCTCAACCCGCATTTCCCGGTGAACACGCTCATCATCATGCGCGGCGCGATCGTCGCCGAAAATGAGGGGGTGCTCGACGATTATGTCGACGTGGTGAATCGCGCAATGTGGGAAGACGGTCTCAAGATGGACGATGCCGAGATCATCGCGGCGTTCCTGTCGGCCAATGGCTTCGACGGTCCCGCGCTGCTCGCGCGCACGCAGGAGCCCGCCATCAAGGCGAAGCTCGTCCAAAATACCGAGGCCGCGGTCGCCCGCGGCGTGTTCGGCATCCCGACCTTCTTCGTCGGGGACGCGATGTTCTTCGGCAAGGACCGGCTCGACCAGGTCGAAGCGGCGCTCGGCTGA
- a CDS encoding argininosuccinate synthase, producing MSESIKRVVLAYSGGLDTSVILKWLQVTYGCEVVTFTADLGQGEELAPARAKAELMGIKPEHIYIDDVREEFVRDFVFPMMRANARYEGDYLLGTSIARPLISKRLVEIAKETGADAVAHGATGKGNDQVRFELSCYALNPDIKVIAPWREWDLTSRTALIDFAEKNQIPVPKDKRGESPFSTDANLLHTSSEGKVLEDPWEETPDYVYSRTVNPEDAPDTPEYITIDFERGDGVALNGQAMSPATLLAALNDLGRKHGIGRLDLVENRFVGMKSRGMYETPGGEIYARAHRGIESITLDRGAAHLKDELMPKYAELIYNGFWFAPEREMLQAAIDHSQEKVSGTVRLKLYKGNVGVVGRKSPNSLYSERHVTFEDDAGAYDQKDAAGFIKLNALRLKLLAKRDR from the coding sequence ATGTCCGAGTCCATCAAGCGCGTCGTCCTTGCCTATTCGGGGGGGCTCGACACCAGCGTCATCCTGAAATGGTTGCAGGTGACCTATGGCTGCGAAGTCGTGACCTTCACCGCCGACCTGGGGCAGGGCGAGGAACTGGCGCCGGCGCGCGCCAAGGCCGAGCTGATGGGGATCAAGCCCGAACATATCTATATCGACGATGTCCGCGAGGAATTCGTCCGCGATTTCGTCTTTCCGATGATGCGCGCCAATGCGCGTTACGAGGGCGATTATCTGCTCGGCACCTCGATCGCGCGGCCGCTGATTTCCAAACGGCTGGTCGAGATTGCGAAGGAAACCGGCGCCGACGCGGTCGCGCATGGGGCGACGGGCAAGGGCAATGACCAGGTGCGGTTTGAGCTGTCCTGCTATGCGCTGAACCCCGACATCAAGGTGATCGCGCCGTGGCGCGAATGGGATCTGACCAGCCGCACCGCGCTGATCGATTTCGCCGAGAAGAACCAGATTCCGGTGCCCAAGGACAAACGCGGCGAAAGCCCGTTCAGCACCGACGCCAACCTCCTCCACACCTCGTCCGAAGGCAAGGTGCTCGAGGATCCCTGGGAAGAGACCCCCGATTATGTCTATTCGCGCACGGTGAACCCCGAGGATGCGCCCGACACGCCCGAATATATCACCATCGATTTCGAGCGTGGCGACGGCGTCGCGCTCAACGGGCAAGCGATGTCGCCCGCGACGTTGCTCGCGGCGCTTAACGATCTCGGCCGCAAGCATGGCATCGGCCGCCTCGACCTCGTCGAAAACCGTTTCGTCGGCATGAAGTCGCGCGGCATGTACGAGACGCCGGGCGGCGAAATCTATGCGCGTGCGCACCGTGGCATCGAATCGATCACGCTCGACCGCGGCGCGGCGCACCTCAAGGACGAGCTGATGCCGAAATATGCCGAGCTGATCTATAACGGCTTCTGGTTCGCGCCCGAGCGCGAGATGCTTCAGGCGGCGATCGACCACAGCCAGGAAAAAGTGTCGGGCACGGTGCGTTTGAAGCTCTACAAGGGCAACGTCGGCGTCGTCGGCCGCAAGTCGCCGAACAGCCTCTACAGCGAGCGCCATGTGACGTTCGAGGATGACGCCGGCGCCTATGATCAGAAGGATGCGGCGGGCTTTATCAAGCTCAACGCGCTGCGCCTCAAGCTGCTCGCCAAGCGCGACCGCTGA
- the murA gene encoding UDP-N-acetylglucosamine 1-carboxyvinyltransferase, whose translation MDQIVIRGGQRLKGRIPISGAKNAALTLLPCALLTDEPLTLRNLPRLADVDGFGHLLNQLGCSTTIEGSRPEDFGRVMTARTTTLTSTVAPYDIVRKMRASILVLGPLLARAGEATVSLPGGCAIGNRPIDLHLKALEAMGAEIELASGYVKASAPGGRLAGGKFTFPVVSVGATENAVMAAVLAKGSCVLENAAREPEIVDLCNCLVAMGAEIDGIGSETLTIEGVDRLHGATYRVMADRIEAGSYACAAVITEGDVELVGAKADEMEATLAALREAGATVEATKAGIRVAMSGRAQPVTLSTAPYPGFATDMQAQFMAMATLGTGASLFTETIFENRYMHVPELARMGCDIDVRGRSAVVRGVDKLIGAPVMATDLRASMSLIIAGLAAEGQTEVNRVYHLDRGYERLEEKLQAVGADIERISAG comes from the coding sequence ATGGATCAGATCGTCATTCGCGGCGGCCAGCGACTCAAGGGCCGTATCCCCATCTCCGGCGCCAAAAATGCAGCGCTCACGCTATTGCCGTGCGCGCTGCTCACCGACGAGCCGCTGACTTTGCGCAACCTGCCACGGCTCGCCGACGTCGATGGCTTTGGCCATCTGCTCAACCAGCTCGGCTGCTCGACGACGATCGAGGGATCGCGGCCCGAGGATTTCGGGCGCGTGATGACCGCGCGCACGACGACGCTGACCTCGACCGTCGCCCCCTATGACATCGTGCGCAAGATGCGCGCGTCGATCCTTGTCCTCGGCCCACTGCTCGCGCGCGCGGGCGAAGCGACGGTCAGCTTGCCCGGCGGCTGCGCGATCGGCAACCGCCCGATCGACCTTCACCTCAAAGCGCTCGAAGCCATGGGCGCCGAGATCGAGCTCGCCTCGGGCTATGTCAAGGCCAGCGCCCCCGGTGGACGGCTTGCGGGCGGCAAGTTCACCTTTCCGGTCGTGTCGGTCGGCGCGACCGAAAATGCCGTCATGGCCGCCGTTCTCGCCAAGGGCAGTTGCGTCCTCGAAAATGCCGCACGCGAGCCCGAGATCGTCGACCTGTGCAACTGCCTCGTCGCCATGGGGGCCGAGATCGACGGCATCGGCAGCGAGACGCTGACGATCGAGGGCGTCGATCGCCTGCACGGCGCAACCTATCGCGTGATGGCCGATCGGATCGAGGCGGGCAGCTACGCCTGCGCCGCGGTCATCACCGAAGGCGATGTCGAGCTGGTCGGCGCCAAGGCCGACGAGATGGAGGCGACGCTCGCCGCGCTGCGCGAAGCCGGCGCGACGGTCGAGGCGACCAAGGCCGGCATCCGCGTCGCCATGTCGGGCCGCGCGCAGCCCGTCACCCTGTCGACCGCCCCCTACCCCGGCTTTGCGACCGACATGCAGGCGCAGTTCATGGCGATGGCGACGCTCGGCACCGGCGCCTCGCTGTTTACCGAGACGATCTTCGAAAACCGCTACATGCACGTCCCCGAACTGGCGCGCATGGGCTGCGACATCGATGTCCGTGGCCGCAGCGCGGTGGTGCGCGGCGTTGACAAGCTGATCGGTGCGCCGGTGATGGCGACCGACCTGCGCGCCTCCATGAGCCTGATCATCGCCGGCCTCGCCGCCGAGGGGCAGACCGAGGTCAACCGCGTCTATCACCTCGACCGCGGTTACGAGCGGCTTGAGGAAAAATTGCAGGCGGTCGGCGCCGATATCGAGCGGATCAGCGCGGGATAG